A section of the Amblyomma americanum isolate KBUSLIRL-KWMA chromosome 2, ASM5285725v1, whole genome shotgun sequence genome encodes:
- the LOC144121307 gene encoding uncharacterized protein LOC144121307: protein MLILLWLMVLAGRIPCPVKSQGLPFYNGSFYACGEVTRHDFYIKGRYFGKELTVVKEVFDSKGKKTALQITKKDDVITYLYDMKVKKMFLLRTQGGAMTTCEDVAPPVRWNPRIMSDILHAQDGRDYMPLRNMLVLRSKLKKMSREEDLTRGIYTMVFSGRSEDNVGAVLKWTLNREYVPKDYYDYNGDMGSPATTTQRTAPVPDPPISSYLWPPKRFLDVNSAMSAPLNSTPPIFWEGSLRMVQAGSYVEPTITTRVFDFDYIKHPIHHDLLQIPDGVRCGGYWNPDLRRPIYSALRQFSFSAVTWTNKKKHHRRISGWVDANQQLYRLDYTPWSGGRASKYHTLIISGREDAAYKIPHETGRPCQLMPIKQISFDPQMIIDPQEVKKLTAKTFFTGPDQTKSLDYKKPAFRAGIPCHIWDVVREDWPPGTSHVKTLWEWCFVDMTKYSNEEKTLQVISLDIHVLEAPDGLAQDAEDLAAGDTYFFRFFHFNKTSPGAVEITSFFTNRCYPRSNWMKVRFTVNETIPAEVLRDPAFKAAALKKTGSIARIPVPALRVGRIKTYNTQTNARIETVLLDRFPNSTYAPGSINISESIKKIQYNIGRKTFSIEFKRKSYLIIDMCKLDR from the exons atgctgaTCCTGCTATGGCTGATGGTTTTGGCGGGGAGAATTCCGTGTCCAGTCAAATCGCAAG GCCTGCCTTTCTACAATGGCTCCTTTTATGCTTGCGGGGAGGTAACGCGCCACGACTTCTATATCAAAGGCAGATACTTTGGAAAAGAACTTACAGTGGTAAAGGAAGTCTTCGACAGTAAAGGCAAGAAGACAGCACTTCAGATCACAAAGAAGGACGATGTCATCACCTATCTGTATGATATGAAGGTGAAGAAAATGTTTCTTCTTCGAACTCAAGGAG GTGCGATGACAACGTGCGAAGATGTTGCACCGCCTGTTCGTTGGAACCCAAGGATAATGTCGGACATTTTGCATGCCCAGGACGGCAGAGACTACATGCCTTTGCGTAACATGCTTGTCCTGAGGTCCAAGCTCAAAAAAATGTCTCGGGAAGAAGACCTGACTCGAGGCATATACACGATGGTATTCAGCGGCCGCTCAGAGGACAACGTGGGTGCAGTACTCAAGTGGACTT TGAACAGGGAATATGTGCCTAAAGATTATTACGACTACAATGGCGACATGGGTTCTCCAGCCACTACTACACAAAGAACAGCCCCTGTGCCTGATCCTCCCATATCATCGTATCTGTGGCCACCAAAAAGATTTCTTG ATGTTAATTCCGCAATGTCGGCTCCCTTGAACTCAACGCCTCCAATATTTTGGGAAGGATCCCTCAGGATGGTACAGGCAGGAAGTTATGTTGAGCCGACAATAACAACTCGAGTGTTCGATTTTGACTATATCAAGCATCCTATACATCATGACCTCCTCCAA ATTCCGGATGGTGTGCGTTGTGGAGGATACTGGAACCCAGATCTTAGACGACCTATATATTCTGCGTTACGCCAGTTCAGTTTCTCAGCAGTAACATGGACAAATAAGAAGAAACATCACAGAAGAATCTCG GGATGGGTAGATGCTAACCAACAGTTGTACCGACTTGACTATACACCGTGGTCTGGTGGTAGAGCATCGAAATACCATACTCTTATTATATCTGGCAGAGAAG ATGCTGCATACAAAATTCCTCATGAAACTGGAAGGCCTTGTCAACTTATGCCTATAAAGCAAATTTCTTTTGATCCGCAAATGATAATTGATCCTCAAGAAGTGAAGAAACTAACCGCGAAAACATTTTTTACCGGTCCTGACCAAACAAAGTCTCTTGACTACAAAAAACCC GCGTTCAGAGCCGGAATCCCATGCCACATTTGGGACGTCGTTAGAGAAGACTGGCCTCCAGGAACTTCCCATGTTAAGACATTGTGGGAATGGTGTTTTGTTGACATG ACCAAGTACTCGAACGAGGAGAAAACGCTGCAGGTTATCAGCCTGGACATTCATGTGCTTGAGGCACCAGAT GGTTTAGCACAAGATGCTGAAGATTTGGCTGCTGGAGATACGTATTTTTTCCGCTTCTTTCACTTCAACAAAACGTCACCTGGTGCGGTGGAAATCACAAGCTTTTTTACGAACCGCTGCTATCCGAGAAGCAACTGGATGAAAGTTCGATTTACTGTGAACG AAACAATACCTGCCGAGGTACTCCGGGACCCAGCGTTTAAAGCCGCCGCCCTCAAAAAAACAGGGAGTATTGCTCGAATCCCAGTGCCTGCACTGCGCGTTGGGCGTATCAAAACG TATAATACGCAGACGAATGCGCGTATTGAAACTGTTCTCCTGGACCGGTTCCCGAATTCTACGTACGCCCCAGGCTCAATCAATATTTCGGAATCAATCAAGAAAATTCAATACAATATCGGAAGAAAAACGTTTTCAATCGAATTCAAGAGA AAATCATATCTGATTATTGACATGTGCAAGCTGGACCGATGA